A segment of the Myxococcales bacterium genome:
GAGCGCCAGGCAGATCGCCCGGCCCAGGCCGCGGGGCCGCCCGTGACGATCGCGGTGCGGCCGTCGAGCAGGCCCATCAGGCGATCACGGGCAGGCGCTTGGGGCCGGGGCCTGACCGCGCCGCGGTGGAACATGTTCCAGCCGCAGGCCGGCATGATCCGGCCGTCGGGCTGCGGGTAGTGGTGGCAGCACTTGCGCAGGCGCTCGAGATCGAAGTCGTGGCGATCCATGTAGTGGTGCAAGAAGATCGACTTCGACTGGCGCTCGCTGGCGCGGACCGCGTCGCGGCCGGTCAGCGGCCGGGCCGGGAACATCTCGTCGAGCGAGCGCCGCAGCGCCGCCAGGATCTCCGGGCCCGCGCTCGAGCTCGTCCTGGCGCGCGAAGACGTCGTGGACCAGCTCGTGCAGCGCCTCCTCGACCTCGGCGGTCGCCGGCAGCGTCGCCGACGAGCGCAGGAGCGTCGTGTACTTCTCGAAGTCGACGAAGCGCGCGAACGGGCACGCAGCTGCCGTCGTTGAGCCGCAGCAGGTACGTCAGCGACACGCACTGCGGGTGCGAGCACGGCAGCGGGAAGAAGTCGAGGTACCGGACCGCGCCGCCCGACTGCTCGTCCATCTTGCGGATGACGCCAGGGATCGTCAGGCGATCCATCGGATCGTGGGCGAACGCGCCGCCGCCGTGGCCGGTGTAGGCCATCGGCTGGAAGTTGAGCGACAGGATGTGGGGGGCTCGTTGATCAAGAGCTCGACCGCCTGGCCGATCTGGTGGTCGTTGACGCCGCGGGTGGCGACGAAGATGAGCTGGGTCGGCAGGTCGAGCGCGCAGGCCGTTGGTGATGACCACGACCCGGCCGATCTCGGGCCGGGTGGCGATCTTGATCAGCTCGAGCAGCTGCGGGTGGCTGGTGGGCTCGCCGCCCGACAGCGCCACCGACTCGCACTGGCCCTCGGCCGCGACCAGGCCGTCGATCATCTTCGCGAAGGTCGCCGGCGCCAGGTGGGTCGAGTACTGGTTGTCGACGATGCAGACCGGGCACTCGAGGTTGCAGTGGTCGGTGATCTCGATGATCGGCAGGCAGGTGTGCTGCTCGTGATCGCCGCAGGTGCCGCAGTCGGTCGGGCAGCCCTGGGCCACGGTGCCGCGGAACTCCAGCGGCTCGGTGCCGGCGCGCGCGAACGCGTAGGCGCGGGCGTAGTAGGCGGCGTCCTCGGACACCAGCGCCTCCGACGGCCCGCACGCGCGGCAGTCCTTGGCGAAGTAGACCTTGCCGGCGCGGATCACGACCTCGGCCTCGACCAGCGCCAGGCAGCTCGGGCAGGTCGAGGTGGTGTGCTTCCAGACGTGGCCGGTCAGCTCCTCAGGGGCGGGCCGGGCCACGAACTCGCGCACGTAGGCGTCGGCGTCATCGTGGACCTTGGTCTCGCGCTGGCCGCAGGTCGGGCACAGGAGCAGGTGGAAGACCGCGCCGTCGCGCAGGACGACCCGGGCCTCGTGGCGGGCGCCGCAGCCGTCGCAGGCGACGTACTCGTGGGCGAGGAAGGTGTGAGGGCGATCGACTCGGCCCGGCGCGCACGTGGTGCATTCCATCGGAGAACTCCCGGCGCGGCGCGCGCCTGCTGCGGTAGCCTGGTTGTAGCGCCCGGGCGCCGGGCGGCGCAACCGCCAGCGGCGCGGCGGGTGTACCGTCGCGCCGATGCGCTACGTGATGCTCGATCGGATCACCGAGCTCGTCCCGGGCGAGGTCGCGCGGGCTCAAGTGCGCGTCGCTGTCGGACGACGTGTTCGCCGATCACTTCCCCGGGCTACCCGGTGCTGCCGGGCGCGCTGGTCGTCGAGGCCCTGGCCCAGCTCGGCGGGGTGCTGCTCGAGGCGACGCTGCGCGGCCGCGGCCGGCAACGATCTGCACGCGCTCCTGACGATGATCGATCGCACCAAGTTC
Coding sequences within it:
- a CDS encoding radical SAM protein encodes the protein MECTTCAPGRVDRPHTFLAHEYVACDGCGARHEARVVLRDGAVFHLLLCPTCGQRETKVHDDADAYVREFVARPAPEELTGHVWKHTTSTCPSCLALVEAEVVIRAGKVYFAKDCRACGPSEALVSEDAAYYARAYAFARAGTEPLEFRGTVAQGCPTDCGTCGDHEQHTCLPIIEITDHCNLECPVCIVDNQYSTHLAPATFAKMIDGLVAAEGQCESVALSGGEPTSHPQLLELIKIATRPEIGRVVVITNGLRARPADPAHLRRHPRRQRPPDRPGGRALDQRAPHILSLNFQPMAYTGHGGGAFAHDPMDRLTIPGVIRKMDEQSGGAVRYLDFFPLPCSHPQCVSLTYLLRLNDGSCVPVRALRRLREVHDAPALVGDAAGDRRGRGGAARAGPRRLRAPGRARARARRSWRRCGARSTRCSRPGR